Proteins encoded in a region of the Hypanus sabinus isolate sHypSab1 chromosome 12, sHypSab1.hap1, whole genome shotgun sequence genome:
- the foxa2 gene encoding forkhead box protein A2 has product MHSTSNMLGAVKMEGHEHTDWSSYYGEPEGYTSVSNMNAGIGMNSMNTYMSMSAMGTTANMTAGSMNMSYVGTGMSPAMTGMSPGAGAMNGMGAGMAALSPSMSPISAQAGSMNALTSYTNMSMSPIYGQSNLNRSRDPKTYRRSYTHAKPPYSYISLITMAIQQSPSKMLTLSEIYQWIMDLFPFYRQNQQRWQNSIRHSLSFNDCFLKVPRSPDKPGKGSFWTLHPDSGNMFENGCYLRRQKRFKCEKKQALKNSQDPNRKTSEAGSTGGGSSSSESSTGNESPHSSGSPGSEQKRSMMDLKPSSALSPEHTHASNAVSQAQQHLMHHQHHSVLSHIPSEAQGHLKADHHYSFNHPFSINNLMSSEQQHHKMDLKAYEQVMHYSNYNSPMSANLPMTSKSVLDSSAIASDTSYYQGVYSRPIMNSS; this is encoded by the exons ATGCATTCTACCTCCAACATGCTGGGTGCAGTGAAAATGGAAGGACATGAACACACAGACTGGAGCTCCTACTATGGAGAGCCCGAG GGGTATACCTCAGTGAGCAACATGAATGCGGGAATTGGAATGAACAGCATGAACACTTACATGAGTATGTCTGCAATGGGTACCACAGCCAACATGACAGCGGGATCCATGAATATGTCTTATGTGGGCACCGGCATGAGCCCGGCAATGACTGGCATGTCTCCTGGAGCAGGGGCAATGAACGGCATGGGAGCCGGGATGGCGGCCCTTAGCCCAAGCATGAGTCCGATAAGCGCTCAGGCCGGATCTATGAACGCCCTGACTTCTTACACCAATATGAGCATGAGCCCGATATATGGTCAATCCAACCTTAACAGATCGAGGGACCCCAAGACCTACCGCCGTAGTTATACCCACGCAAAACCGCCTTACTCTTACATCTCCCTCATTACCATGGCCATACAGCAATCTCCCAGCAAGATGTTGACCCTGAGTGAAATCTATCAGTGGATAATGGATCTTTTTCCTTTCTACCGTCAGAACCAGCAACGCTGGCAGAACTCCATCCGTCACTCTCTGTCTTTCAACGATTGCTTCCTTAAGGTGCCTAGGTCCCCGGACAAGCCGGGCAAGGGCTCATTCTGGACCCTGCACCCCGACTCTGGCAATATGTTCGAGAATGGTTGCTACCTACGGAGGCAGAAGCGCTTCAAGTGCGAGAAGAAGCAAGCGCTGAAAAACTCCCAGGATCCCAACAGGAAAACATCGGAGGCGGGCTCCACTGGTGGTGGCAGCAGCAGCTCCGAGAGCAGCACCGGCAATGAATCCCCGCACTCAAGCGGCTCTCCGGGCAGTGAGCAGAAGAGGTCCATGATGGATCTGAAGCCAAGCTCGGCTCTCAGCCCGGAGCACACTCATGCCAGCAACGCGGTGTCGCAAGCACAGCAACACTTGATGCACCACCAGCACCACTCGGTCCTGTCTCACATCCCTTCGGAAGCCCAGGGCCATCTTAAGGCGGATCACCACTACTCGTTCAACCACCCGTTCTCAATCAACAACTTAATGTCTTCCGAGCAACAGCACCACAAAATGGACTTGAAGGCTTACGAACAGGTGATGCATTATTCGAATTATAACTCCCCAATGTCCGCCAATCTACCAATGACCTCCAAATCGGTCTTAGACTCCTCGGCTATAGCGAGCGACACGTCCTACTACCAAGGTGTGTATTCAAGACCTATTATGAACTCCTCTTAA